A single genomic interval of Tursiops truncatus isolate mTurTru1 chromosome 1, mTurTru1.mat.Y, whole genome shotgun sequence harbors:
- the ZC3H11A gene encoding zinc finger CCCH domain-containing protein 11A isoform X4, which produces MPNQGEDCYFFFYSTCTKGDSCPFRHCEAALGNETVCTLWQEGRCFRQVCRFRHMEIDKKRSEIPCYWENQPVGCQKLNCAFHHNRGRFVDGLFLPPSKTVLPTVPESPEEEVKASQLTVQQSKLSVQSNPSPQLRSIMKVESSENVPSPTHPPVVINAADDDEDDDDQFSEEGDETKTPTLQPTPEVHNGLRVASARKPGVNLKQGECLNFGIKTLEEIKSKKMKEKSKKQGEGSSGVSSLLLQPQTIPGPEKENVRTVVRTVTLSNKQGEEPLVRLSLTERLGKHKFSGGCDSDPPLKHSLAQRLGKKVEAPETDTDRTPKKVQVSKSLKERLGLSAGLNNEEAAERVTKVGEIHVKTLEEILLERASQKRGELQTKLKTEGPSKVDDSTTGTRTSSTVRIKTFSEVLAEKKHRQQEAERQKSKKDVTSIKLKTDNEIKKTVVLPPVVASRGQSEEPAGRAKSMQEVHIKTLEEIKLEKALRVQQSSESRTSSQPQPEATPGARRLLQITKRTGIKEERKLKEESVVASQSSVTRTEAKETSDETTAVDVTKIQVKRCETVREKHVQKLLEKQKSVLARLRGDLDTCNTQLEKPVLATVPDITRLLTKRPHSKISQKTEVETSGIGHSKLNVKGATQTLEKRAKPKMNVKPSVAKVVSSHKVAQKRRAVEPHSAVIASVKPLTSSSVLQKSPVKKAAVAVVPLLSEDKSVTVPETEKPRDSFVLPPTQSSSDPSPPEVSGPSSSQVATKTRRLSSASTGKPLLSMEDDFEKLIWEISGGKLEAEIDLDPGKDEDDLLLELSEMIDS; this is translated from the exons AAAAAACGCAGTGAGATTCCTTGTTATTGGGAAAATCAGCCAGTGGGATGTCAGAAACTAAACTGTGCTTTTCATCACAACAGAGGACGTTTTGTTGATGGCCTTTTCCTACCTCCAAGCAAAA CTGTGTTGCCCACTGTGCCTGAGTCACCAGAAGAGGAAGTGAAGGCTAGCCAGCTCACAGTTCAACAGAGCAAATTATCTGTCCAGTCTAATCCCTCTCCTCAACTGCGAAGTATTATGAAAGTAGAAAGTTCAGAAAATGTTCCTAGCCCTACACATCCACCAGTGGTAATCAATGCTgcagatgatgatgaagatgatgatg ATCAGTTTTCTGAGGAAGGTGATGAAACCAAAACACCTACCCTGCAACCAACTCCTGAAGTTCATAATGGATTACGAGTGGCTTCTGCCCGGAAACCTGGGGTCAATTTAAAACAAG GTGAATGTTTGAATTTTGGGATAAAAACTCTTGaagaaattaaatcaaagaaaatgaaggaaaaatcaaAGAAGCAAGGTG AAGGTTCTTCAGGAGTTTCCAGTCTTTTACTCCAACCACAGACCATTCCAGGTCCTGAAAAAGAGAATGTCCGGACTGTGGTGAGGACAGTAACTCTGTCCAACAAACAAG GAGAAGAACCTTTGGTAAGATTGAGTCTAACGGAGAGACTGGGGAAACACAAATTTTCAGGAG GTTGCGACAGTGATCCTCCATTAAAGCATAGCCTTGCACAAAGGCTAGGGAAGAAAGTTGAAGCTCCAGAGACTGACACTGACAGAACACCAAAGAAAG ttcaaGTTTCCAAGTCTCTGAAGGAGCGATTAGGCTTGTCAGCTGGTCTAAACAATGAGGAGGCAGCAG AGAGAGTTACTAAAGTTGGTGAGATCCACGTGAAGACATTAGAAGAAATTCTTCTCGAAAGAGCCAGTCAAAAACGTGGAGAATTGCAAACTAAACTCAAGACAGAAGGACCTTCAAAAGTTGATGATTCTACAACAGGAACAAGAACCTCCTCCACTGTCCGAATCAAAACGTTCTCTGAGGTCTTGGCTGAAAAGAAACACCGgcagcaggaagcagagagacaaaaaagcaaaaaggacGTAACCAGCATCAAGCTAAAGActgataatgaaattaaaaaaacagtggTTTTGCCACCTGTAGTAGCCAGCAGAGGACAGTCAGAGGAACCTGCAGGTAGAGCGAAGTCTATGCAGGAAGTGCATATCAAGACGCTGGAGGAAATTAAACTGGAGAAGGCTCTGAGGGTGCAGCAGAGTTCTGAGAGCAGAACCAGCTCCCAGCCTCAGCCTGAGGCCACCCCAGGGGCAAGACGGCTTCTCCAGATCACTAAAAGAACAG GtataaaagaagagaggaaacttAAAGAAGAAAGTGTTGTTGCTTCTCAGAGCAGTGTTACTAGAACAGAGGCTAAAGAG acttcagatgagaccacagcaGTTGACGTCACTAAAATTCAAGTCAAGAGATGTGAGACAGTGAGAGAAAAGCATGTGCAGAAACTGTTGGAGAAGCAAAAATCAGTTTTGGCACGCCTTCGGGGAGACTTAGACACTTGCAACACCCAGTTAGAGAAACCAGTGCTCGCTACCGTGCCAGACATCACACGGCTCCTGACTAAACGGCCTCATTCAAAGATATCCCAGAAGACAGAGGTGGAAACCTCAGGGATTGGGCACTCAAAACTGAATGTGAAAGGTGCAACACAGACCTTGGAAAAAAGGG CTAAACCTAAAATGAATGTGAAGCCATCTGTGGCTAAAGTAGTCTCATCACACAAAGTGGCCCAAAAACGCAGGGCAGTGGAGCCCCACTCTGCTGTCATTGCATCTGTGAAACCACTCACCTCCAGCAGTGTCCTGCAGAAAAGCCCAGTCAAAAAAGCAGCTGTG GCTGTTGTCCCACTTCTCTCTGAAGACAAATCAGTCACTGTGCCTGAGACAGAAAAACCTAGAGACAG ttttgtgCTGCCTCCAACCCAGTCCTCTTCAGATCCTTCCCCACCAGAAGTATCTGGCCCTTCCTCATCCCAGGTGGCCACAAAAACTCGCCGACTCAGCTCTGCCTCAACAGGAAAGCCGCTACTGTCTATGGAGGATGATTTTGAGAAATTAATATGGGAGATTTCAGGAGGCAAATTAGAAGCTGAGATTGACTTGGATCCTGGGAAGGATGAAGATGACCTTCTGCTTGAGCTAT